DNA from Sorex araneus isolate mSorAra2 chromosome 6, mSorAra2.pri, whole genome shotgun sequence:
GGAGGCGCCCCGAGCACCTCGGAAAGAGCAGCCTCTCAGCCCAACCTCCCTGTCTTCCGGGAGAGAAAACAGCCCCCTCCTTCCACGCGCCTCCACCGCGGAGGACAGAATGAGAAGAATGCGAGAAAACAGATACAAATAGGCAAACGTCGCGGAATTCCAGGGGGGAAACGTTGCTTCCCGTCTCTGGTGTTTGATAAGCCGCGTCCGGACACAGGGTGGGAGAGTAACAGAGCCAACGCGCAGCGGATGACGGGTTGTGGCTATCTCTAGTCTCCCCTAGACCGCGAACTTAACCTTGCCCcggaggaggaggcaggcagaAATGAGGCCAGCCGGGTCACCGGGTCCTGCAGCCAGCACACACGCCCGTGGCCAGACCCGGGCTCCGACTCCaggcaggccccgccctcccgcgcccgcgcgcccgaGCAGGGGCACCTGCAGACGCGTCGGGGCGGACTACAACTCCCGGCAGCCCCCGCGCGCGGGCCCGGCTTGCCTGAAGCTGGAGCGCTGGGGAGCTGCGGGCGCGCGACGGGGCGAACTACAACTCCCGGCAGCCCCCGCGCGAGGGCCCGGCTTGCCTGCAGCTGGAGCGCTGGGGAGCGGCGGGCGCGCGACGGGGCGGACTACAACTCCCGGCAGCCCCCGCGCGCGGGCCCCGCCCGCCTGCAGCCGGCGCGCCCGGGGGATGCAGTCGCGGCGGCGAGCGATGAGGATGGAGGCCGGGGAGGCAGCGCCGCCGGCGGGGACGGGGGGCCGCGCCGCGGGCGGCTGGGGCAAGTGGGTGCGGCTCAACGTGGGGGGCACGGTGTTCCTGACCACCCGGCAGACGCTGTGCCGCGAGCAGAAGTCCTTCCTCAGCCGCCTGTGCCAGGGGGAAGAGCTGCAGTCGGACCGGGTGAGGCCCGCGGGGTGGGCGGCCGGGGCCCCGGGCGGGCTCCgctggccccgcgcccgccggacTGTCCGGCTGCTCCCGCCCGGGGCCCAGGGGTCGCGGGCGCTGGATTTGCCCCGAGACGGAGGCGGGCAGAGGGGCCGCCCGCCGCGGGGAGGAGGAAGTGGCCGGGACGGAGGATGTGCCCATCGCCGTGGCAACGGGAGCACGCCGGGCCCGggccgggaggaggggggggggggcgtcctgGGGCGCTCCCCGGGGCGCCCATCCTGGCCGCGCGCCGCACCGCGGACCCCTCCCTCCTCGGGGGGCTGCAGCGagcgcctccctccctccccaaaagaCCTAGGGAAAGGGGCGCAGAGGCCCCTTCTCCCCACGCAAGGGGGTGCAgagtccccctctcccctctctccgcGGGGTGGGCGGCGGAGGGGCGCGGGGACCTGGGTGAGACGTCCCGGGACTCCCGCCTCCTCAGGGCGCAGTGCTCGCCCCGCGGGCGCAGTTTCTGGGCTCCCGGACGTCTGGCAGGCTGCTTGCCGTGACCTTGGCTCAGACCCCTGGCTCCCCATCTCCGCGCCACCTCCCCGCCTGTCACCCGTGGGGGGCTGGCCTGGAGGTGACCTCCCTGGCTCCCCTTTGCCGCGACTCCCCGGTGCTGTGACCTTGGGccggtcccctcccctcccgggctACCTGCGCCTCCGGAAACTTGTAAACATCCCCAGAAAGCCCCCCGGCGCCGCCAGCGGAGACCCCAGGACCCACTTCTGGGGTGCAGCCTCTGAGAGGGACATTCCCTGCCAGTCGCCTCCTGGCTGTGTTGGGGGACGATCGGGACTTGGGGAGACCCAAACATTGTCCCCCCCCCCTACCCCATGTCATCAGAAGAGGCAGGATTTGGACCCGGGCGTTGTCTAACCAGAGCCTTTTCATTGGAGGGGCCCGGAGGGTCATCCCCCTGAGTCGGGGGTTGCAGGTCTAGGGGTGATCAGTGCCCGGACCGGGGAGGGGGTGTTGCCCCGTGACCGTGGTGCAGGGCAGACACCAGGGCTTCCCCTGGTGATTCTCGGGGCCCCTGGGACCGAGGTGGGGCGCCCGGGCTCTCTCACCCCGGCATCGTGCTCCCGGCCCCAGTGCCTTTGTTCCATGGAGCCTCCTTGGTTTTGGGGCAGCCTGCGGCTTCCTTGCCCCGGCGGGAAGCGAGGGGGTGACGGGGCCTCACTCTGTCTCCCGCTCCCGCAGGACGAGACCGGGGCCTACCTCATCGACCGCGACCCCACCTACTTCGGGCCCATCCTGAACTTCCTGCGGCACGGCAAGCTGGTGCTGGACAAGGACATGGCCGAAGAGGGTGTGTCCGCCGGccgggttggggggcaggggtgtgcgcgggggcggggggcggggcccgcggccTGCCAGGACctattgcgggggggggggggggggcgcggagcCCAGAGCCCCCACTCGGAGCCATAGGGGGCGGCTTCCTGCTTCCCTCCTGCAGCCTCAGGGCTTTGCCAGGCAGCTGCGGTGACCGGGCGCGGTGACCGGGCGCggggcagaggggggcagggaggttcCTCCCGCACCCCCTGTGCACGGTGGGGCCCCGCCTGGGAGGGGCCGGGCTATGGCGTAGACGCCGCTGCAGGGAAACTGGCATCAGCCGTAGGTGCGGCGGGCGAACCCCGCAGCCTGAACCCCGCAGCCTGGGCAGCGCCGGGCCAgtgtgggagggggcggccgggaggggccccggctccccggcggggcgcgggctgcAGGACCCCGCAGAGGGTGGCCGCGGCTGCTGGGGCCACGGGGGTGGCTCCGggggccccaggccctgctgggtcCTGTCTCGTCTCCGACGCCCACTGAGGGAGGAGGTGGCGGGCCGTGGGGAGCAGATGCGCGGACCCCCGATCCTCAGCCCCTGCGGGGCTCACACCGCCCAGTGCTCCCcgtcctgagcccctccagctcTACAGGGGCCCGGAGGCTCCCTGAGGCCCCGCAGTGGGATCAGGGCTTGTCCCCGTcccctctgtgccccccccccgcccgccccgatCTCGCCCCCTGGGAGCCCGGCTCCAGGGCGCAGGCCAGGCCCGAGACGGTCCCAGGGGCGCGCAGGCGCCTGGCGCTGCGTCACAGCCCACACCTGTTTACCGACACTGTCAGCagccggggctcagggggccccctCGGGGAAGGCGGGACTGGGGACCCCCGTGGCACCCCCCTCTGTTCACGTCTTACAAGGGTcgtgtcccccagccctgcctgctgcctgcgGCAGGGCCCGGGAGGGCAGCGCCCGTCTCTGAGGCCAAGGGACAGCGTTCAGGGGGGCCCCTGCGGGGCACTGGGGGACAGTGCCCAGACTTTGAGCCCGGGGCAAGGACGGGGCCCCGGGGGCTGTTCTGCTCAGCCACTGAATTTCTGTTCTCCCGAGGGTGCGGGGACAGTCGTGGCTGTGTCCCCTGTCCCCGGCTCGGCCATGGAAACTTGCAGGGCTTTGCCAGCCTGTGGGCGGGGCGGCAGCCCGGGAGGGCCCTGTCGCAGCCCTGGGTCGGGGGGCCTGGTTGGGGGCCTCAGCTTGCCGGCGTGGGTGAGAGGCTGCCCCAGCCTCAGCTCCTGCGCGTTTGCCGCAGGGTGCCAAAAGTACgcgatttttcttttcttttcttttctttttttttttgctttctgggtcacaccggcaatgcaccaggggttactcctggctctgcactcaggaatcactcctggcggtgctcaggggaccctatgggatgctgggaatcgaacccgggtcagcgcgtgcaaggcaaacgccctccccgctgtgctctcgcgcCAGCCCAGCATGTGCTTCTAATGCTGAGAACTGATGGCCCCCCAAGGGGGTCTTCAACTGGCCCGTGGCAGCAGGAATGGACCCGGGATGGGGCCCTAGGCTTGTGCCTGGCCGTGGCTGGAGTAGCCCCCCAAGCTAGCAGCAGGGTGGGCCTGGAGGGGACAGTGGGCGTGGCGTGACGGACTCTGTCGCCCAGGGGTGCTGGAGGAGGCCGAGTTCTACAACATCGGCCCGCTGATCCGCCTCATCAAGGACCGCCTGGAGGAGAAGGACTACACCGTGACCCAGGTGGGCGCCGAGGAGGGAAGGGCCCAGTGGGCGGGCAGAGGCGTGTTCCCTCGGGGCGGTGCGGGCGGCTCACCCCTGCCTTGACCCCTGGTCCTGGGACCCTCAGCCCTGCTCACCCTCTCTGCGCCTCGGGGCCCTCttctgggccaggggctcccagccgtccccccttctctccctcacaGGCAGAGGGGGCCGGGTTACAGCTGGCCGTGGGTTTGGCCAGGCGGACCCTCTGATGGGGGCGGGCGTGGGAGGGGCCCAGAGGGTCTGACCAGAGCGGGGCCCCAGAGCGGCCCCCAGTTCTCACCCGCCCTCCTGTCCTGGCTCCCCCGCTctctcggggcggggggctcaggaggcccagggacacTCGGCAGTGCCCAGAGTGGACTGGACAGTGCGGGTGGGGCCAGCAGGTGACATGGAGCTTCTGGGGGCTCACGGTGctgggggggcccggggggctgccAGGCTGGGACTCGGCCCTACACGTGCTCCGGCCTCTGAGCCCTCCTGGCCCCCGACTCTCGCTGGGCCGATCCCCGGACTCTGGTTTGGTGACGTTGCAGGCGTGGGCGTGCAGCTCCGGGCCCCActgcgcccccccctccccgtgccccccaGGGAAGGGGAGGCGGTGGGAGGATGGCGGAGCCTGTCCAGGCGCCCAGAACGCAGCCCCTCCGCCCACAGGTGCCGCCCAAGCACGTGTACCGGGTGCTGCAGTGCCAGGAGGAGGAGCTCACGCAGATGGTGTCCACCATGTCTGACGGCTGGCGCTTCGAGCAGGTGGGCGCCGCGCCTCCCCTCTCTCTCGCAGGATGCACGCCGCCCTGGGATGGGGAGCCGGGACGCCGGGGGCGCGCAGGTGACCGGACGCCCCCAACCGGGCTCCCCCGGGCTCCCCGGACCCGCCCTCACGCGCCCTCCCTCCGTCCCGCTCTGGGGTGCAGCAGGAGGCGTGTGGCAGGAGCCGCGGTGACACAGTCACCCGCCCAGCACCCCTGGTTGAGACCAAGTGAgactgcggggggcgggggggggtgccgTGGAGCCAGCCGTGTGGCCTCGTGCACAGACCCTGAGCCGGTCCAGCACCTggcctggcctcagtttcctcgcCTGGGCTGGCCTAGGCTCAGGGGGCGGCGTGCCTGGGTCCCGCAGGGGCAGGAGAGTTTGAGTCCACAGAAGCCCCGCGAGGACCCGGCACCCGGATCCGGACCCTTGAGTGGCGCTTCCGGGCTGCCCGGTCCACTCCTGAGGCTCCAGCAGGCGGAGAGGGCAGGTGGCGGCCACTGGTCTGCGCTCTCTGGCCTGAGAGCGAGCCGCGTGGCCAGCCTCCCTcccagggcagagggcagcccCGGTGTTTGGGCCAGAGGCTGGGTCTGGGGCAGCGGGGGAGGCAGCGGTGatcctgccccctcccgctgGGGTCAGGCCTGGCCCggccagcggggaggggagggagggggagcccgTGAGGCTGTCAGCACGGGCTGGTCTGCGCCCGCCTCCACGCCCCGCCTGTCCCCGCAGCTGGTGAACATCGGCTCGTCCTACAACTACGGCAGTGAGGACCAGGCCGAGTTCCTGTGCGTGGTGTCCAAGGAGCTGTACAGCGCCCCGCACGGCCCCAGCTCCGAGTCCAGCCGCAAGACCAAGGTGAGGCCccagccgcccccctccccggccttcctgacccccctccccgcaccctccTCCCgctgctccctcccctccagcGGCCCTCGCAGCCCTGTCCCCACCCACGCCATCCATCCCATGCCGCCTGTCCTGTCCGCCCACGCAACTGACCAAGGCCCAGGTGGGGAGCGCTGTGATGAGGGGACGGCTGCTGTGGGCGGGGCGCTGCGTGGCACGGGGGTCTGGGAGTGGTCACTTTGGACCCATCCCCTCCTTGGCGGGCAGTGCCCCGCCCTCGCTGGGCCCGAGGCATCAGTTCATTCTCCAGGAAGGGGTCAGGGCAGAGAGGCCAACTCAGGGAATCCTGTCCCCTCCCGCTTCTAGGTCCTGCTTCTTGTCAGGCTCTCTGCAGCAATGGGGGCCAAGGGCCTGGTGGGGTCTGTCACTGTGTCCTGTCCCGCCCACCTTAAGGCAGCCTCCGCCTGTGGGAGGGCCttttgggggcggggcctgacagCCTCCGCCCGTGGGAGGGGCCTgtagggggcggggcctggcagcCTCCAACCCGCCCACTTAAGGCAGCCTCCGCCCCGTGGGAGGGActttgggggcggggcctggcagcCTCCGCCCATGGGAGGGGCCTGGCAGCCTCCAGCCCACCCACTTAAGGCAGTCTCCGCCCCGTGGGAGGGGCCtgtcaggggcggggcctggccgccTCCAGCCCACCCACTTAAGTCAGTCTCCGCCCTGTGGGAGGGGCCtgtcgggggcggggcctggtagCCTCCAGCCCACCCACTTAAGGCAGTCTCCACCCCATGGGAAGGGCCTGTCAGGGCGGGGCCTGGCAGCCCCGCCCGTGGGAGGGgcctggcaggggcagggcctggtCTGGTAGCCTCCAGCTGCCCTGGCCTTTGCTTCTCTGTCGTGTCCGCGTGTCTGTTCTGTGACTttccctgcccaccctgcccgTCTTGAGTGCTTGCAGCAGGCCCCGCTTGACCCCGGGACAGAGTGAACCTTCGGTGCCTGCTGCAGGATCTGGGGGTCCAGAGCTAGTTCCTGGCCCCCCAGATCCCGGGGTGCTGCGCTGGGCCTCCCTGGCCACCTCTCCGGCCCAGCCTTCCCCGCAGGAGGCCACCGTAGGCGCCCTACAGGGCCCCAGCGTCCCCACCCACGCCCGTCAGAATCAGGACGCAGAGTGCCAGCAGCAGGgcgcacccccgcccctcccgtggCTTGCCCCAGATCCCGCCCCTGctcctggggggccgggggcgcggcccCAGCGGGCCCGTTAGCTGTGGCTCTTTCTTCCCTGGGTCCGGCGGTTCACAGAGCACCGAGCAGCCGCTGGAGGAGCAGccgcaggaggaggaggaggaggaggtggaggtggcgCGGGTGCAGGTGGAGGCAGAGCCCCAGGAGAAAGGTgcagcccagcccccaggagaaTGATTGCTCGTGACAGCCGGAGCCTCCCGCGCGGCCGAGCCTGGGGGGGCCGGGCGCTGCAGGGGGGCGGGCCCCCCGCCTGGCGCCTCACCTGCATAACCAtcgcccctctccctctctcgctctctccgcAGCCCGGTCATCTCAGGATCCCGCTaacctttcctccctcccaccgcctcctcctcctccgctccCCGCGGGAGGTCCTGCTCCATCTTCATgcacctcttcttcctcctggaTCTCATCTGCACCCTgcctccttcctctctgcccctgCCCGGGTTTCCTGGCCGCCTGCTCGCGCCTCCATCCTggggccgccccgggccccgccccccacgccctccacccgggcgccccggcccccccacctccccaagtgtcctgcctgccgccgccgcctcctcctcctccgccccccgcccccccgctcgcccctcctggccccaggcccggggaggagaggggcgggCGGCCCTGCTCGGTGCCCGCCTGGCCCCTGTGAGGCCGCCTGGCGCTCACCTTTCCTCCTTGCAGGTCCCCGTGTGCCCCCTCGCAGACCCGAGGCCACGCGCGCACTGAGGGCTTCTGCGCGGCCCCTCGCCCGCCCCCCGAGCTGCCACCCCTGGTTCGTAGCTTGGCGGAGCTGGAGGGAGGGCGGAAGCCAGGAGGGGGCCAGCTCGGGTCCccgcccctgagcccccccaccccggagccCGGCGCCGGCCGGCAGCTGGCCTCCGCTCCCCCCCCTCGGTTTCTCAGCCTTGGTGCTCTTGGTGGGGGAGAGTGAGGGGTggcatctctcccccacccccaggagcgcAGGGGACTGACCGCTCGGCCATCTCCTCTCGTATCTGGGCAGGGGGGGAGCACCGGCCACTCTCCGGTGCTCCCTGTCTACCTGGAGGCGGTCACTGCCAGCTCCCGGGCCagagtgaggtgggggggggggcgggcagaggaagGTCCAGCCgggctgtccccccccccccccgcaatctTCTCAGCCTGCTCTGTGGCCTGGGGCCCATCGCTGCCCCTCTCTGAGCCAGTCACCTGTAGCTGGAACCGGGGCCAGGCCAGCTCCCGGGACAGCCGACTTGCCTCTCCCGGCTCGAGCTCTGGCGGGGCTTGGCCTCccgggtgggcgtgggggggccCCGCCTGCTCCCCCCCTCCTCGGCTCTGATCTCCGTCCTCTGGGCCTCAGCCCGCCTCTGTGCTCCCAGGGACCAGTGActcacctgcctctctctctctccctctccccctccctccctccatttcaaTCTCCTCTTGCCCCCcccacccgcatctcccccctccTCACCGCCCCCCCTCATTTCCCTCCTGGTGCTCTGACCAcccacaccccgcccccgccccgccccctccctctcttgTCTTCTAGCTGTTACAAGCCAGAGGCACCCGGATGTGAGGCCCCCGATCACCTCCAGGGACTTGGGGTTCCGATCTGAAATCCTTTATTTTTGTATCATGGGCTgggcccctcccgcaccccccctcCTCTGTCTGCACCTGCCTCTGGGGGCCGCGTGGGGCCCGTCGTGGGCCTCAGAACCCAGGCAGGGCCGCCCGCCGGTGGCCCACATGTGACTCTGCCCAGCTGCCAGCTGTGTCTCTTGgggcccctctgtccccacccctggCTGCATGGCAGACGCGTTCCCCCCGGCCCAGCCGCTGTCCCCCCACCTGTGAAATGGGCCGGCGCTTCCCACACCTACCTGGCAGGGCTGTCGTGAGGCTGCGGAGAGAAGCAGGTTCGGGAGGGGGCGTCCCTTAGCCCCAGGGACGGGGGGTGAAGACGGGCTCAAGGACTGGGGTCACTCAGGAACTTATGAGAGAAGGGGACGCCCCTCCCTCTGCCCGGGGCCAGGGCCCCTGCTGCGTTACGGCGCCCCCGGTGGGCGCTGGCTCCCCAGCTGTGTCCAGATCCCCACCCCAGTGTAATAAAACCCGAAGaaacagcccctcccccgccgc
Protein-coding regions in this window:
- the KCTD17 gene encoding BTB/POZ domain-containing protein KCTD17 isoform X2; its protein translation is MQSRRRAMRMEAGEAAPPAGTGGRAAGGWGKWVRLNVGGTVFLTTRQTLCREQKSFLSRLCQGEELQSDRDETGAYLIDRDPTYFGPILNFLRHGKLVLDKDMAEEGVLEEAEFYNIGPLIRLIKDRLEEKDYTVTQVPPKHVYRVLQCQEEELTQMVSTMSDGWRFEQLVNIGSSYNYGSEDQAEFLCVVSKELYSAPHGPSSESSRKTKSTEQPLEEQPQEEEEEEVEVARVQVEAEPQEKARSSQDPANLSSLPPPPPPPLPAGGPRVPPRRPEATRALRASARPLARPPSCHPCCYKPEAPGCEAPDHLQGLGVPI
- the KCTD17 gene encoding BTB/POZ domain-containing protein KCTD17 isoform X1, which codes for MQSRRRAMRMEAGEAAPPAGTGGRAAGGWGKWVRLNVGGTVFLTTRQTLCREQKSFLSRLCQGEELQSDRDETGAYLIDRDPTYFGPILNFLRHGKLVLDKDMAEEGVLEEAEFYNIGPLIRLIKDRLEEKDYTVTQVPPKHVYRVLQCQEEELTQMVSTMSDGWRFEQLVNIGSSYNYGSEDQAEFLCVVSKELYSAPHGPSSESSRKTKSTEQPLEEQPQEEEEEEVEVARVQVEAEPQEKARSSQDPANLSSLPPPPPPPLPAGGPAPSSCTSSSSWISSAPCLLPLCPCPGFLAACSRLHPGAAPGPAPHALHPGAPAPPPPQVSCLPPPPPPPPPPAPPLAPPGPRPGEERGGRPCSVPAWPL
- the KCTD17 gene encoding BTB/POZ domain-containing protein KCTD17 isoform X3, whose amino-acid sequence is MQSRRRAMRMEAGEAAPPAGTGGRAAGGWGKWVRLNVGGTVFLTTRQTLCREQKSFLSRLCQGEELQSDRDETGAYLIDRDPTYFGPILNFLRHGKLVLDKDMAEEGVLEEAEFYNIGPLIRLIKDRLEEKDYTVTQVPPKHVYRVLQCQEEELTQMVSTMSDGWRFEQLVNIGSSYNYGSEDQAEFLCVVSKELYSAPHGPSSESSRKTKSTEQPLEEQPQEEEEEEVEVARVQVEAEPQEKGPRVPPRRPEATRALRASARPLARPPSCHPCCYKPEAPGCEAPDHLQGLGVPI
- the KCTD17 gene encoding BTB/POZ domain-containing protein KCTD17 isoform X4, whose translation is MQSRRRAMRMEAGEAAPPAGTGGRAAGGWGKWVRLNVGGTVFLTTRQTLCREQKSFLSRLCQGEELQSDRDETGAYLIDRDPTYFGPILNFLRHGKLVLDKDMAEEGVLEEAEFYNIGPLIRLIKDRLEEKDYTVTQVPPKHVYRVLQCQEEELTQMVSTMSDGWRFEQLVNIGSSYNYGSEDQAEFLCVVSKELYSAPHGPSSESSRKTKVPVCPLADPRPRAH
- the KCTD17 gene encoding BTB/POZ domain-containing protein KCTD17 isoform X5 yields the protein MQSRRRAMRMEAGEAAPPAGTGGRAAGGWGKWVRLNVGGTVFLTTRQTLCREQKSFLSRLCQGEELQSDRDETGAYLIDRDPTYFGPILNFLRHGKLVLDKDMAEEGVLEEAEFYNIGPLIRLIKDRLEEKDYTVTQVPPKHVYRVLQCQEEELTQMVSTMSDGWRFEQLVNIGSSYNYGSEDQAEFLCVVSKELYSAPHGPSSESSRKTKLLQARGTRM